From a single Sorghum bicolor cultivar BTx623 chromosome 5, Sorghum_bicolor_NCBIv3, whole genome shotgun sequence genomic region:
- the LOC8069315 gene encoding putative disease resistance RPP13-like protein 3 — MPSGWLLPLYAMAESVPNFLYISRGNRSITDRTYSEFLIPLFHHVMCHACLISFQMQIANSIKGVVFIYLGWHRSLAICIVGRWCETEKLLQAGGSMAEAIIGPLVVKLQELAVSEARAMVAVNDDIRSLRDKLMWMQAFLRDADPRRRVVPDEASRVWLHQTRDAAFDAEDAVDQYFLLVDLSRYPSWTRTIIRFIAGLTTQIRVRRNLSSKINAINSRLENIIKNKEAYKQIGDTNKTVVPWRASTAISVAPTKLDNLLQPPLVSREDKRGQLISALLDSTHQKVISVIGPSGVGKSTLVRDVYETLEIKNHFVEQALATFPPYSSASDILKLILRDLKEEDFTLSKMEVTKELLDKKLKGKQYLVVIDGEVSSTEWKNILGALPNVAGSKVVRMSKENLEDPPTNYEHVVISLNRFDKIATTELFQQRVCKKESNPEYNKDIEDGVRNKYQQDIFDTTQGLPLAIVLLSGLLRTKEFPVEWEAVFDHLKSKQSKRLDSILSLCFDDLPYDIKSCFLYFAALPTNMLIEAQDLVCMWMAEGFLRPKEGLTMEKVGYRYLKELIARHLINLEPMDENTPEEELVTIQSKVHAFLQIEAQEVNFVEIHNSDDIPPLSAARRLSLQNRMEKYAALANPMPKLRSILSNFEKEETSKEDEVADDEEEAKVQQSPTCLHCSPHGTTTKCKEGDAKSYLQQLLQTSKFLRVINLQGLEVGDKLPDEIGNVVHLQYLAVTSCSLKEVPPSVGRLSSLQTLDVRDTEVKELPVPFWEIRTLRHVFGHRLILPKRVGVLKNLQTLDTVKPDAKYGWDRNTLSKMIQLRSLFIWELSKGHEKGLVAALKKLKYLVTLTIHGDSIPSAVFTTKTSLQRLEVMELDGMLIDMPRVVDMDIKSCLPNLLLLSLENTMVSQDFINKLAELPFLASLTLDGGSYKDEQLVLSAGGFHSLRRLTVDLEELKKLEIHESALPKLADLDILIHSNDLKIVILGKNDVVEKLLHEDKILSKKIQRTTRSERTARRIGVE, encoded by the exons ATGCCGTCAGGCTGGCTTTTACCTTTATATGCCATGGCAGAATCTGTTCCTAACTTCCTATACATCTCGCGGGGTAACCGATCGATCACCGACCGCACGTATTCTGAATTTCTGATTCCTCTTTTCCATCACGTTATGTGCCATGCATGCTTAATTAGCTTCCAGATGCAAATTGCCAACTCGATCAAAGGGGTCGTCTTTATTTATTTGGGTTGGCATCGATCATTGGCAATTTGCATCGTCGGCCGGTGGTGTGAGACTGAGAAGCTGCTGCAGGCCGGTGGAAGCATGGCGGAAGCGATCATCGGTCCCCTGGTGGTGAAGCTGCAGGAGCTCGCCGTCAGCGAGGCGCGGGCGATGGTGGCGGTGAACGACGACATCCGGAGCCTCCGGGACAAGCTCATGTGGATGCAGGCCTTCCTGCGTGACGCCGACCCGCGGCGCCGCGTCGTCCCCGACGAGGCCAGCCGGGTGTGGCTCCACCAGACGCGCGACGCCGCCTTCGACGCCGAGGACGCCGTCGACCAGTATTTCCTCCTCGTCGACCTATCCAG GTACCCAAGCTGGACACGCACCATTATAAGGTTCATTGCCGGATTAACTACACAAATACGTGTGCGGCGCAATCTTTCTAGCAAGATCAATGCTATCAACTCAAGACTTGAGAATATAATTAAGAACAAGGAAGCATACAAGCAAATCGGGGACACCAACAAGACAGTTGTTCCATGGAGGGCTTCCACGGCCATCTCTGTTGCTCCAACCAAATT GGACAATTTGCTGCAGCCTCCTCTTGTTAGTCGTGAAGACAAGCGCGGACAGCTCATTTCTGCTCTGCTTGATAGCACTCATCAAAAGGTTATCTCTGTGATAGGGCCAAGTGGAGTGGGCAAGTCAACTCTAGTGAGAGATGTGTATGAAACGTTGGAAATCAAGAACCATTTTGTTGAGCAGGCTTTGGCGACTTTCCCACCTTATTCCAGTGCTTCCGATATCCTGAAATTAATCCTTAGGGATCTCAAAGAAGAAGACTTCACATTATCTAAGATGGAGGTCACCAAGGAGCTGCTTGATAAGAAATTAAAAGGGAAGCAGTACTTGGTGGTGATAGATGGGGAAGTGAGCTCCACTGAATGGAAAAACATCCTAGGTGCCCTCCCTAATGTAGCAGGAAGTAAAGTTGTGAGAATGTCAAAAGAGAACCTAGAAGATCCTCCAACAAACTATGAACATGTTGTTATCTCCCTTAACCGTTTTGATAAGATTGCTACAACAGAACTGTTCCAGCAGAGAGTGTGCAAGAAAGAGAGCAATCCTGAGTACAACAAAGACATCGAAGATGGTGTTCGAAACAAGTACCAGCAAGATATCTTTGACACCACACAGGGGCTACCACTTGCAATTGTTCTTCTTTCAGGCCTTCTACGAACAAAGGAGTTTCCAGTCGAGTGGGAAGCTGTGTTTGATCATCTTAAATCCAAGCAATCAAAGAGGCTTGACAGCATACTTTCCCTGTGCTTTGATGATCTTCCATATGACATAAAATCTTGCTTCCTCTACTTTGCTGCATTGCCAACAAACATGCTGATTGAAGCACAAGATTTGGTGTGCATGTGGATGGCAGAGGGCTTCCTGAGgccaaaggaagggttgacaatggagaaggttggttaccggTACTTGAAGGAGTTGATTGCAAGGCATTTAATCAACCtagagcctatggatgagaatACCCCCGAGGAGGAGCTTGTGACCATCCAAAGCAAAGTCCACGCATTTCTTCAGATTGAGGCACAAGAGGTAAATTTTGTGGAGATCCACAACAGTGATGACATCCCACCTCTGTCAGCTGCTCGCCGCCTCAGCTTGCAAAATCGCATGGAGAAGTATGCTGCACTAGCCAACCCTATGCCAAagcttcgatccatcttgtCAAATTTTGAGAAGGAAGAAACAAGCAAGGAAGACGAAGTCGCCGACGATGAAGAGGAAGCCAAAGTGCAACAATCTCCAACCTGCCTACATTGCTCACCACATGGAACCACAACCAAGTGCAAGGAGGGCGATGCCAAGTCTTATCTGCAGCAACTTCTGCAAACATCCAAGTTCCTACGTGTGATTAACCTGCAAGGCCTTGAAGTTGGTGACAAGTTGCCAGATGAAATTGGTAATGTTGTGCACTTGCAGTACCTTGCTGTGACATCCTGTTCTTTGAAAGAGGTACCGCCATCAGTTGGAAGGCTCTCTAGTCTTCAGACACTTGATGTCCGAGACACAGAAGTTAAGGAGCTACCGGTGCCATTCTGGGAGATTAGAACCCTAAGGCATGTGTTTGGCCATCGCCTCATCTTGCCAAAACGGGTTGGCGTCTTGAAGAACCTACAGACCCTTGATACTGTGAAACCTGATGCTAAGTATGGTTGGGATAGAAATACCCTTTCAAAAATGATCCAGCTCCGTTCCTTGTTTATTTGGGAACTCTCCAAAGGTCATGAGAAGGGGCTAGTTGCTGCTCTGAAAAAACTCAAGTACCTTGTCACACTGACCATACACGGTGACAGTATTCCATCGGCTGTTTTCACTACTAAAACCTCGCTTCAACGACTTGAGGTGATGGAACTGGATGGGATGCTTATTGACATGCCACGTGTAGTGGACATGGACATCAAATCATGCTTGCCCAATCTACTTCTTTTGTCATTAGAGAACACAATGGTGTCACAGGACTTCATCAACAAGTTGGCTGAGTTGCCCTTCCTTGCTAGTCTCACTTTGGATGGTGGATCATATAAGGATGAACAACTTGTATTATCTGCTGGTGGATTTCATAGTTTGAGGAGGTTGACAGTGGACTTAGAAGAATTGAAGAAATTGGAAATACATGAATCAGCACTGCCCAAGCTTGCAGATTTGGATATTTTGATCCACTCTAATGATCTCAAAATTGTGATACTGGGTAAGAACGATGTCGTTGAGAAGCTCCTTCATGAGGATAAAATACTCTCCAAGAAAATCCAACGGACTACGAGGAGTGAACGAACTGCCCGAAGGATCGGAGTTGAATGA